ATGGGCAGGAGTTTTGAGCAGCGAAGAATACGTAGATTTTGTATTACAACCTACAAAAAAAATAATAACGGAAATACGAAAATATTTTCCTAATATTCCGATTATCGGTTTTCCGAAAAACTCCGGGTGGCTATATGAAAAATACATAGCGGAAACAGCTATAGATATTATAGCTTGTGATCAGTATGTACCGCTTGAGATAATGAAATCGTGGAGCAATAAAATAATAGTACAAGGCAATTTAGACCCGATAGTGCTACTTACCGACAAGGATATAATTAAAGAAAAAGTGAATAAGATTTTATCGAATTTTAACGGTAAGAAGTTTATTTTTAATCTCGGACACGGTATTATGCCGGAAACCCCTCCTGAAAATGTTGAATTTTTAGTGAATTATGTTAGAGATTTTAAAGTAACATAACGCGAACTATGGATAATTCTTATCTATAGTTCGGTTTAAAATATTATAGTCTAAAAGGTCTTGTTGTATGGCTCGAATTTTTGCAAAGCGTTCGGTGTCATGCCGTGGCTTGACTCACTAGTGTACGAACGTTTAAATAAAGAGGTAAAAATTCTGTCATTCCGTGGCTACGACCACGGAATCCAGCTTATAATATCATAAAAAGATTCTAAAATAAGTCTAATATGGCTTTATTTTCCTGGATGCCGTGATCAAGTCACGGCATGACACAGCCTTTTTTCAACGTTCGTACAGTAGTGGGCTTGACTGGCCTTGTTGCCTGGCTCGAAAAGTAATAAAAATCCGTCATGGCGAAGCCACGAAGTGGCTGTGGCCATCCAGACTATCCCGAATTACATTCGGGATTTAATTAGAATACTAAACAAGTTTAGTATAAAAATATATTTATACTTAGATGGCCACGGCGCCAAGAGGCGCCTCGCCATGACGATTTGGGTATCCACACAACAATGCTGATCAAGCCACGGCATACACCATACTTATAATAACCATAATACGGTAAATTATGAGCCATGCAACAAAGCTTCATCAACTATGTATAGCAAAAAAATAAAATAAAATAAAATTCGTTTACTTTGACCTCTTATTTGTTATATCATATTTTAGACCTACAATTAACTATCTTTAAGGAATTTAAAGTTAGGTAAAAATATGAATCAATTACCGATAATAGCAAGACAAGCTGCAGAAATAGCCGAGAAGACACAAAATTTATCGGATAAATTAAAAGATTTAGTAATAGACGGTAGTTGGCAGGCAAGCAGCGGAGGTATTGATCCGTTAGTTTTTGCTATAACAATTTTTGTATTAGCTTCTTTTGTGGGATATTATGTAGTTTGGAAAGTAACGCCGGCCTTACATACGCCCCTGATGTCAATTACTAATGCTATTTCAGGTATTATAGTTATTAGTTCGATGATCGCGGCAAGTAGTGCCGCTTTTAGCTTCTCTAGTTTACTTGGATATTTTGCAACTTTTCTTGCATCTATAAATATTTTCGGCGGTTTCATAGTTACAGAAAGAATGCTTGAGATGTTTAAGAAAAAATGAAATTGTTTATTTATTGGATCGAGCAACAGCGCCGTCTGCTTCACCTATCATTTCCACAGATTCATTATTATCACTGAATTTATTTCAGGATATATTAAAAAAGATGCGCAAAACTTGTTCAGCATGACAAAGATTAGATTGCCGCGTCGGCATAAATGCCTCCTTGCAATGACGATTCCGGGGTTACTTAAAGACGTTGCAAGCTAAAATTTATGATAAAGCTTTTAAAAGCTTTATCATAAACCGGTTAAAATAATAAAAAATTAGCTATTAATTTTGTGATAATAAAACTTTATTTCATTATTTTTAAATACATCCTTTTTATTTTTAAAGCCCTTCTTTAATGAACCGCAGGAAAAATTATTTATACCGGCTTGCGCAATATCAGGTCCTTCTTGTTTAATTTTTTCCACATCTTTATTACTCGGTATAACTATAGAAGTATGGCCGGGTCTTTTAGGATTGATATTTTTATATATTGCGACAACTAAATATCCTTGGTTAGCTAATTTTTGTGCTTGGATAAAATTATTGTCCTTATCTTTATTTTTAATATAATTCCATCCTTGTTTACTTCCTTCTCTCTCATACCAATCGGCTTGTTTATTTGCAAGGAACGGAATAAAATCCGTATCGGTCTTAGGGTGAGGAGGTAAAGAATCTTTTGCTATATTAAGAGAAGATGCTACAGCATAAACAAAACAACTATCATGTGTAATACGACTACCGGTTTTTTTATGCTCACCGGTATATCCTTCTATAATTTCACCGGTTTTGCAATTAATAGTTTCCCCTTTTTGCCATTTTTCTTCAACTTTTAAGGAATTAACTATTTCTAAAATTTTTTTAGCCGGCTCTGCTATAGTTTCAGCTTGAGCTAAGCTACTAATAAAAAATAAGCAAGTTATTATAAATTTAAAAAGTTTAGTCATTATCTCTCTCATATTAATTTTATGCACACTATATATATTTTATTTATTTAAAATA
This genomic window from Rickettsia endosymbiont of Ceutorhynchus obstrictus contains:
- a CDS encoding NAD(P) transhydrogenase subunit alpha; protein product: MNQLPIIARQAAEIAEKTQNLSDKLKDLVIDGSWQASSGGIDPLVFAITIFVLASFVGYYVVWKVTPALHTPLMSITNAISGIIVISSMIAASSAAFSFSSLLGYFATFLASINIFGGFIVTERMLEMFKKK